A part of Microbacterium atlanticum genomic DNA contains:
- a CDS encoding universal stress protein, producing MERIVLGYDGSPASVSALSWVAARAGREVASVGLVNVVGRSAKDRASALDQLAHAEEFLRERAPGVGVELHRLEGGTPESLADFAADTDLLVIGINPGHPIRAAMAGAMPLRLSTTARVPVVMVPAAWVDLGEPVTIGISDDDSSSAALAFAAAEADATRSAIRLVHAWLMPTPSFAGTTALALTPDAAMAEHRGTLDAAMSWVTERYPRLELQSELVRDSQSAALLRYGARSSMLVMGTHHRGVLAGSLLGSVVQEVLWRAECPVAVVPRGAAESRHEED from the coding sequence ATGGAACGCATCGTTCTCGGCTACGACGGGAGTCCGGCATCCGTCTCCGCACTGTCCTGGGTGGCGGCGCGCGCCGGTCGCGAGGTCGCGAGCGTCGGTCTCGTGAATGTCGTGGGGCGATCCGCGAAGGACCGGGCCTCGGCGCTGGACCAGCTCGCCCACGCCGAGGAGTTCCTCCGCGAACGCGCACCCGGCGTCGGTGTGGAGCTGCACCGGCTGGAAGGCGGGACGCCGGAGTCGCTGGCGGACTTCGCAGCCGACACGGATCTTCTGGTCATCGGCATCAATCCGGGCCATCCGATCCGTGCGGCGATGGCGGGCGCGATGCCGCTGCGCCTGAGCACGACGGCCCGGGTTCCGGTCGTCATGGTGCCCGCGGCATGGGTGGACCTGGGGGAGCCCGTCACCATCGGCATCTCCGACGACGACTCGTCCAGCGCCGCGCTCGCGTTCGCGGCCGCCGAGGCCGACGCCACCCGGTCCGCGATCCGTCTCGTGCACGCGTGGCTCATGCCCACCCCGTCGTTCGCCGGCACGACCGCGCTCGCGCTCACGCCCGACGCGGCGATGGCCGAACATCGCGGAACCCTGGACGCCGCGATGAGCTGGGTCACGGAGCGGTATCCGCGGCTGGAGCTGCAGAGCGAGCTGGTCCGCGACAGCCAGTCGGCCGCCCTGCTGCGCTACGGGGCGCGCAGCTCGATGCTGGTCATGGGCACGCACCACAGGGGGGTCTTGGCGGGAAGCCTGCTGGGATCCGTCGTGCAGGAGGTGCTCTGGCGAGCGGAGTGCCCGGTCGCCGTGGTGCCGCGCGGTGCCGCCGAGTCCCGACACGAGGAGGACTGA
- a CDS encoding SDR family NAD(P)-dependent oxidoreductase yields the protein MTLSSQRFNGRTVIVTGAGAGIGRATAERLAAEGCRVIAVDVSADRLTALADEVGGEVVTVSADIADAAGIEAIMAAAGERIDGLANVAGIMDGFEPTAEIADATWERVLGVNLTGMMRLTRAVLPGMIDRGAGSIVNVGSEAGQRGSAAGTPYTTSKHAVNGFTVSTAFFYTPKGVRCNAVAPGPVATSIEAPFRSEWAQTRLGPFFQTNLPPVAQPSQLAAAITWLLSDDASNVSGAVIPVDGGWAAI from the coding sequence ATGACTCTCTCCTCCCAGCGATTCAACGGACGCACGGTGATTGTCACCGGAGCGGGCGCCGGCATCGGCCGGGCGACCGCCGAAAGGCTCGCCGCGGAAGGCTGCCGCGTCATCGCGGTCGACGTCTCCGCCGACCGCTTGACGGCACTCGCAGACGAGGTCGGCGGCGAAGTCGTCACCGTCTCCGCCGACATCGCCGACGCCGCCGGCATCGAGGCCATCATGGCGGCGGCGGGGGAACGCATCGACGGCCTCGCGAACGTGGCCGGCATCATGGACGGCTTCGAGCCGACAGCCGAGATCGCGGATGCCACCTGGGAGCGCGTCCTGGGGGTGAACCTCACCGGGATGATGAGACTCACCCGCGCCGTGCTCCCGGGGATGATCGACCGGGGCGCGGGGAGCATCGTCAACGTCGGATCCGAAGCAGGGCAGCGAGGGTCGGCCGCCGGCACGCCGTACACGACGTCGAAGCACGCCGTGAACGGCTTCACCGTCAGCACGGCGTTCTTCTACACACCCAAGGGCGTGCGGTGCAATGCGGTGGCGCCCGGCCCCGTGGCCACGAGCATCGAGGCGCCGTTCCGCTCGGAGTGGGCGCAGACCCGGCTCGGACCGTTCTTCCAGACCAACCTGCCGCCGGTCGCGCAGCCATCGCAGCTCGCGGCCGCGATCACCTGGCTGCTCAGCGACGATGCGTCGAACGTGTCGGGGGCCGTCATCCCGGTGGATGGCGGATGGGCGGCGATCTGA
- a CDS encoding pyridoxamine 5'-phosphate oxidase family protein yields MSGAHTGPARILAGAVHPALIATAVEDVPDAGCWDLLAGAHVGRLAVIGADGRPDIFPMDYLVSDRHLFLRTAPGLKLRHLARNPFVAFEAEGDADGFRWSVVVRGAARRLDRDDEIEASGVLDLRSTSPTGKYDYLEITPDAVTGRRFRPQR; encoded by the coding sequence ATGTCGGGCGCGCACACCGGACCCGCTCGCATCCTCGCCGGCGCGGTCCACCCGGCCCTCATCGCGACCGCGGTGGAGGACGTGCCCGACGCCGGATGCTGGGATCTGCTCGCCGGTGCGCATGTCGGCCGGCTGGCCGTGATCGGCGCCGACGGACGACCCGACATCTTCCCGATGGACTACCTCGTCTCCGACCGTCACCTTTTCCTCCGCACCGCCCCCGGCCTGAAGCTCCGGCACCTCGCACGCAACCCCTTCGTCGCCTTCGAGGCCGAGGGTGACGCGGACGGCTTCCGCTGGAGCGTCGTGGTCCGTGGCGCCGCCCGCCGGCTGGATCGTGACGACGAGATCGAGGCATCCGGCGTGCTGGACCTCCGGTCGACCAGCCCCACCGGTAAGTACGACTACCTGGAGATCACGCCGGACGCCGTGACCGGCCGGCGGTTCCGTCCGCAGCGCTGA
- a CDS encoding CPBP family intramembrane glutamic endopeptidase, which translates to MTERMVRDDTRRSPHPWRAAPGAAWAVRTAWVAVVLLSAVPAILGHQLWGAVPSWIIVAQAAVVGLLLLCTLGIARIRPLWRFGVASGALLLLTWAWGNVSFALPALQSLFGGTPFDARMQAEQTGRLAVALSMIGVMLLLGLRPGQFFLALGQLTAPIRPVRVLGFPKADPWPRFGLIWGFGIAGALGVGQYLLLRPDPSAIAALWPMVPSILFYAALNAFSEEMTYRAPLLATLEPAVGGRHALWQTAFLFGVAHYFGVPGGLVGAVLSVFMGWILGKAMLETRGLFWAWFIHFLSDIVIFAFLALALVS; encoded by the coding sequence GTGACCGAGCGCATGGTCCGAGACGACACGAGGCGCAGTCCGCACCCTTGGCGCGCCGCCCCGGGAGCCGCGTGGGCGGTTCGCACCGCGTGGGTCGCGGTGGTCCTCCTCAGCGCCGTGCCGGCCATCCTCGGTCACCAGCTCTGGGGCGCCGTCCCGTCGTGGATCATCGTCGCGCAGGCCGCGGTCGTGGGGCTGCTGCTGCTGTGCACGCTCGGGATAGCCCGCATCCGCCCGCTCTGGCGCTTCGGCGTCGCCTCCGGCGCTCTTCTGCTTCTCACGTGGGCGTGGGGAAACGTGTCCTTCGCGCTGCCGGCCCTCCAGTCCCTGTTCGGCGGCACGCCCTTCGACGCCCGGATGCAGGCCGAGCAGACCGGCCGCCTTGCCGTCGCGCTGTCGATGATCGGGGTGATGCTGCTGCTGGGACTGCGGCCGGGGCAGTTCTTCCTGGCGCTGGGGCAGCTCACCGCGCCGATCCGGCCGGTGAGAGTGCTCGGCTTCCCGAAGGCGGATCCGTGGCCGCGCTTCGGCCTCATCTGGGGATTCGGCATCGCGGGCGCGCTCGGAGTCGGGCAGTACCTGCTGCTGCGCCCCGACCCGTCCGCGATCGCCGCGCTCTGGCCGATGGTGCCGTCGATCCTCTTCTACGCCGCGCTCAACGCCTTCAGCGAGGAGATGACCTACCGCGCTCCGCTGCTCGCGACGCTGGAACCGGCGGTGGGAGGCCGGCACGCCCTGTGGCAGACCGCCTTCCTCTTCGGGGTCGCGCATTACTTCGGCGTCCCCGGCGGCCTTGTCGGCGCAGTCCTCTCGGTCTTCATGGGGTGGATCCTCGGCAAGGCGATGCTCGAGACCCGCGGCCTCTTCTGGGCGTGGTTCATCCACTTCCTGAGCGACATCGTGATCTTCGCGTTCCTCGCGCTCGCGCTGGTGTCGTGA
- the ppsA gene encoding phosphoenolpyruvate synthase — translation MTNIFTLSRITMADLPQVGGKNASLGEMIATLSTAGVRVPGGFATTADAYRAFLAGGGLAERIEAELARLDVSDVVELRRVGAAIRGWIEAQPLPADLERDIRAAYAEAMGADAAPDGTTWAVRSSATAEDLPDASFAGQQETYLNIAGIDHVLHAVRSVFASLYNDRAIAYRVHQGFAHRDVALSAAVQRMVRSDVGASGVMFTIDTESGFDRAVLITSAYGLGEAVVQGEVNPDEFTVYKPALQEGRPAILRRQLGDKAVALRFAAGHDVGSSTTMTSVAHEDRRRFSISDAEVHELARYAVTIEEHYGRAMDIEWARDGVDGRLYILQARPETVVSRAHGPVLTRFVLREHGRVLVEGRAIGQRVGAGPVRVVTSPAEMAKVRPGDILVAEMTDPDWEPVMKRAAAIVTDRGGRTCHAAIIARELGIPAVVGTRTATTALADGADVTVSCAEGDDGFVYAGRLDFAEQSIPVERMPQPPVRVMMNVGTPDQAFALAALPHQGVGLARLEFIVGTQIGIHPRALLEAEALAEPLRSEVARRVEAYASPRDFFVQRVAEGVATIAAAFAPEPVIVRTSDFKSNEYAHLLGGEQYEPREENPMLGWRGASRYITPSFQECFAMECEALRFVRDEMGLRNLKIMVPFVRTLAEAAEVSAELAKHGLQRGRNGLEVMMMCEIPSNALTADRFLDHFDGFSIGSNDMTQLVLGIDRDSDLVAAGFDERDPAVLEVLRLAIEACNRRGKYVGICGQGPSDHPELADWLVDAGIQSISLNPDSVVDTWLRLAQRAGAPVEDRSGHAVPDPVAP, via the coding sequence ATGACGAACATCTTCACGCTGAGCAGGATCACCATGGCCGACCTGCCGCAGGTCGGCGGCAAGAACGCCTCGCTGGGCGAGATGATCGCGACGCTGAGCACGGCGGGTGTCCGCGTGCCCGGCGGCTTCGCCACCACCGCCGATGCGTACCGCGCGTTCCTCGCCGGCGGCGGCCTCGCCGAGCGCATCGAGGCGGAACTGGCGCGGCTCGATGTGTCTGACGTCGTGGAGCTGCGTCGCGTGGGCGCCGCGATCCGCGGCTGGATCGAGGCTCAGCCGCTTCCCGCCGACCTCGAGCGCGACATCCGCGCGGCCTACGCGGAGGCGATGGGGGCGGATGCCGCACCCGACGGCACCACCTGGGCGGTGCGTTCCTCGGCCACGGCCGAAGATCTGCCCGATGCCTCTTTCGCGGGGCAGCAGGAGACGTATCTGAACATCGCGGGCATCGACCATGTGCTCCACGCGGTGCGGAGTGTCTTCGCCTCCCTCTACAACGATCGCGCCATCGCGTATCGGGTGCATCAGGGATTCGCGCACCGCGACGTGGCGCTGTCCGCGGCGGTGCAGCGCATGGTGCGGTCTGACGTCGGCGCGTCGGGGGTCATGTTCACGATCGACACCGAGTCCGGCTTCGACCGTGCGGTCCTGATCACGAGCGCGTACGGGCTCGGGGAGGCCGTCGTGCAGGGCGAGGTCAATCCCGATGAGTTCACGGTGTACAAGCCCGCATTGCAGGAGGGGCGCCCCGCCATCCTGCGCCGCCAGCTGGGCGACAAAGCGGTCGCGCTGCGGTTTGCGGCGGGCCACGACGTGGGTTCCAGCACGACGATGACGAGCGTCGCGCACGAAGACCGGCGTCGATTCAGCATCTCGGATGCCGAGGTGCACGAACTGGCCCGATACGCGGTGACCATCGAGGAGCACTACGGCCGCGCCATGGACATCGAGTGGGCACGCGACGGCGTCGACGGGCGCCTCTACATCCTGCAGGCTCGGCCCGAGACCGTCGTGTCGCGGGCGCACGGGCCCGTCCTCACGCGGTTCGTGCTCCGTGAGCACGGCCGGGTGCTCGTGGAGGGGCGGGCGATCGGGCAGCGGGTCGGCGCGGGCCCGGTGCGCGTGGTGACGTCCCCGGCGGAGATGGCGAAGGTCCGACCCGGCGACATCCTCGTCGCCGAGATGACCGACCCGGATTGGGAACCCGTCATGAAGCGCGCTGCCGCGATCGTCACCGACCGCGGCGGGCGAACCTGCCACGCCGCCATCATCGCGCGCGAACTCGGCATCCCCGCCGTCGTGGGTACGCGCACGGCGACGACAGCCCTGGCCGACGGTGCCGACGTCACCGTGTCCTGCGCCGAGGGCGACGACGGCTTCGTGTACGCGGGGCGACTCGACTTCGCGGAGCAGAGCATTCCGGTCGAGCGGATGCCGCAGCCGCCGGTCCGCGTGATGATGAACGTCGGCACCCCCGATCAGGCGTTCGCCCTCGCGGCGCTGCCGCACCAGGGCGTGGGCCTGGCACGCCTGGAGTTCATCGTCGGCACCCAGATCGGCATCCACCCTCGCGCCCTCCTCGAGGCCGAGGCGCTCGCCGAGCCGCTGCGCTCCGAGGTCGCACGCCGGGTGGAGGCCTACGCGTCACCGCGCGACTTCTTCGTCCAGCGCGTGGCCGAGGGCGTGGCGACGATCGCGGCCGCCTTCGCGCCCGAACCGGTGATCGTGCGCACCAGCGACTTCAAGTCCAACGAGTATGCGCACCTCCTCGGCGGCGAGCAGTACGAGCCGCGCGAGGAGAACCCGATGCTCGGGTGGCGCGGCGCCTCGCGGTACATCACGCCCAGCTTCCAGGAGTGCTTCGCCATGGAGTGCGAGGCTCTGCGGTTCGTCCGCGATGAGATGGGCCTTCGGAACCTGAAGATCATGGTGCCGTTCGTACGCACCCTCGCGGAGGCGGCGGAGGTGTCGGCGGAGCTGGCGAAGCACGGCCTCCAGCGCGGGCGCAACGGTCTCGAGGTCATGATGATGTGCGAGATCCCGTCCAACGCGCTCACGGCCGATCGCTTCCTGGATCACTTCGACGGCTTCTCGATCGGGTCGAACGACATGACGCAGCTCGTGCTCGGGATCGACCGTGACTCCGACCTCGTCGCCGCCGGGTTCGACGAGCGGGACCCGGCGGTGCTCGAGGTGCTCCGTCTCGCGATCGAGGCCTGCAACCGCCGCGGGAAGTACGTGGGGATCTGCGGCCAGGGCCCGTCCGACCACCCGGAGCTGGCGGACTGGCTCGTGGACGCCGGCATCCAGTCGATCTCGCTGAATCCGGATTCCGTCGTCGACACGTGGCTGCGGCTGGCGCAGCGCGCGGGCGCACCGGTCGAGGACCGTTCCGGCCACGCGGTGCCGGACCCGGTGGCACCCTGA
- a CDS encoding GyrI-like domain-containing protein: MTTEIHVTDRPEVPTAGVRRTVPMSGLTEFFSEAFAQTIRALAGQGLHPAGPPYGKYYGMPGATADVEAGLPVDGSVAESGEVRPGSLPGGRVVEAVHVGPYDTMVETYAAVQQFFAAEGWQPAGVMWETYLSDPDEEPDPSAWRTLISWPLAGAHEDGERG, encoded by the coding sequence ATGACGACGGAGATCCACGTCACCGACCGGCCTGAAGTACCAACGGCCGGCGTGCGCAGGACGGTCCCGATGAGCGGGCTGACGGAGTTCTTCTCGGAGGCGTTCGCGCAGACCATACGCGCCCTGGCAGGGCAAGGGCTCCATCCGGCGGGACCGCCGTACGGCAAGTACTACGGGATGCCGGGCGCCACGGCAGACGTGGAGGCCGGCTTGCCCGTCGACGGGTCGGTCGCGGAGTCCGGCGAGGTCCGCCCGGGATCCCTGCCGGGAGGACGTGTCGTCGAGGCCGTGCACGTCGGACCGTACGACACCATGGTCGAGACCTACGCCGCCGTCCAGCAGTTCTTCGCCGCGGAAGGATGGCAGCCGGCAGGGGTCATGTGGGAGACCTATCTGAGCGATCCCGACGAAGAACCGGACCCGTCCGCCTGGCGCACTCTGATCTCGTGGCCGCTCGCGGGCGCGCACGAAGACGGCGAACGAGGTTGA
- a CDS encoding CinA family protein, with the protein METDIQRLSAAVRERGLTVAVAESLTSGLLASEVGKGESAGDWFSGGVVAYRMPVKTGLLGVPEGLDPCSSRCATALAEGVRALLDVDIAVATTGVGGPEDEDGHPAGTVYLGWASAAGSGAEHLQLDGGPERVLDETVNRALRLLLTVAEGKAGDREQAASNSSP; encoded by the coding sequence ATGGAGACCGACATCCAGCGCTTGAGCGCAGCGGTTCGAGAGCGCGGCCTGACCGTCGCCGTGGCCGAGTCCCTCACCTCGGGGCTCCTGGCCAGCGAGGTCGGAAAGGGCGAAAGCGCCGGCGACTGGTTCTCGGGCGGCGTCGTGGCGTATCGGATGCCCGTCAAGACGGGCCTCCTGGGTGTACCTGAGGGGCTCGACCCCTGCTCCTCGCGCTGTGCGACCGCACTGGCAGAAGGAGTGCGCGCGCTCCTCGACGTCGATATCGCCGTCGCGACCACCGGCGTCGGGGGACCGGAGGACGAGGACGGCCACCCGGCGGGAACCGTCTATCTGGGATGGGCCAGCGCAGCGGGGTCCGGCGCGGAGCATCTGCAGCTGGACGGCGGGCCCGAGCGGGTGCTGGATGAGACGGTGAACCGGGCGCTGCGCCTCCTGCTCACGGTCGCGGAAGGCAAGGCCGGCGACCGGGAGCAGGCCGCCTCCAACAGCTCTCCGTAG
- a CDS encoding DUF2188 domain-containing protein has product MTDGTSPVVTRSNRGQWENHLEGHPELSGSFASKEEAVDAGRTVADDLGVHHVVEDAGPTGAITDEQE; this is encoded by the coding sequence ATGACCGACGGCACGTCGCCCGTTGTGACCCGCTCCAACCGCGGCCAATGGGAGAACCACCTGGAGGGGCATCCGGAGCTCTCCGGAAGCTTCGCCAGCAAGGAGGAGGCGGTGGACGCCGGCCGCACCGTCGCAGACGACCTGGGCGTTCACCATGTGGTGGAGGATGCCGGACCGACCGGCGCCATCACCGACGAGCAGGAGTGA
- a CDS encoding error-prone DNA polymerase, whose translation MGFNNPGVSWSEIERVLSGRRRPDARPAGADGGDSPAWSHKRGPYVPPRIERPAEVIPYAELHAHSSFSFLDGASSPEELAEEAERLGLHALAITDHDGFYGIVHFAEAAEALDLKTVFGAELSLELPKPQNGEADPAGGHLLVLARGEEGYHRLAGAITHAQLRGGEKGRPVYDLDELAAQAAGEWAVLTGCRKGAVRQALTSAPGTAGADAAARELDRLVALFGRDAVHVELIDHGNPLDTRHNDVLAGLARERGLPLLATNNVHYAVPQRQLLAAAVAAVRANRGLDELDGWLPAHAGAHLRSGAEMAERFVRFPDAVARTVTLADELAFPLRRAKPALPKQEVPEGHTPMSWLRSLVWQAVPRKYPDLRPEDRDRIERELGVIEMKDFPGYFLIVHGIVQEARRRGILCQGRGSAANSAVCYLLDITAIDAIYYRLPFERFLSSLRDEEPDIDVDFDSDRREEIIQWVYQEYGRDRAAQVANVIQYRPKNAVRDMAKALGHSPGQQDAWSKQVEGWGAHLETGPGHDIPDRVIEFAGELLKAPRHLGIHSGGMVLTDRPVGEVVPIEHARMENRTVIQWDKDDAAWMGLVKFDLLGLGMLAAIQYCFDMIRASTGEVWELSTIPREEKAVYDMLCRADAVGVFQVESRAQMGLLPRLQPREFYDLAIEIALIRPGPIQGGAVHPFVRRKLGQEPVTYPHEKLKPVLERTKGIPVFQEQLMQMGMVIGGLSGEDADLLRRAMGSKRGVERIESLRDKLYSGMAQNGLVGEDADAIYAKIQAFANFGFAESHSLSFALLVYASSWIKLHYPGAFLAGLLRAQPMGFYSPATLVADARRHGVDVRRPDLHLSDAEAVLEPAGVPPSPLPAGGPTGLDSCLERRQPPVGIFDLHSPDESAAHRRDSGFAVRLGLAGVKGIGAKVAQRIVDARAAGGRFRDLRDVVRRTSITAAQVEALATAGAFECLGLSRREAIWLAGSAAQDRPEYLPGSLIAVQPPLFADPTSYERLAADLWATGISTDDHPMTHYRSALDARGVLTSRELRRHETGRRVEVAGLVTHRQRPATASGVTFVNLEDEHGLVNIVCSVGVWNRYRRIVRDSPALIARGILERSPEGVTNLVADGFDDLRVGVQHRARDFR comes from the coding sequence ATGGGCTTCAACAACCCCGGCGTGTCCTGGTCGGAGATCGAGCGTGTGCTGAGCGGCCGGCGCCGACCGGACGCGCGGCCCGCGGGCGCTGACGGCGGCGACAGCCCTGCCTGGTCGCACAAGCGCGGTCCCTATGTGCCGCCCAGGATCGAGCGACCGGCCGAGGTCATCCCGTACGCCGAGCTGCACGCCCACTCCTCGTTCTCGTTCCTCGACGGGGCCTCATCGCCCGAAGAGCTCGCCGAGGAGGCCGAACGGCTGGGGCTTCACGCCCTCGCGATCACCGATCACGACGGCTTCTACGGCATCGTCCACTTCGCCGAGGCCGCCGAGGCGCTCGATCTGAAGACCGTCTTCGGGGCGGAGCTGTCGCTCGAGCTCCCGAAGCCCCAGAACGGCGAAGCAGACCCGGCGGGCGGCCACCTGCTGGTGCTCGCCCGCGGCGAAGAGGGCTATCACCGGCTCGCGGGGGCGATCACGCACGCGCAGCTGCGGGGCGGTGAGAAGGGGCGACCGGTGTACGACCTCGACGAGCTGGCGGCACAGGCGGCGGGGGAGTGGGCCGTGCTCACCGGGTGCCGCAAGGGCGCGGTCCGCCAGGCGCTCACGTCGGCTCCCGGCACGGCCGGGGCCGACGCGGCGGCGCGGGAGCTCGACCGGCTGGTGGCGCTGTTCGGGCGCGACGCCGTGCACGTCGAGCTCATCGACCACGGCAATCCGCTCGACACCCGCCACAACGACGTGCTGGCCGGGCTCGCCCGCGAGCGGGGACTCCCGCTGCTCGCCACGAACAACGTGCACTATGCGGTGCCGCAGCGGCAGCTGCTGGCCGCCGCCGTCGCGGCGGTGCGCGCGAACCGCGGTCTGGACGAGCTGGACGGCTGGCTGCCGGCGCACGCCGGCGCCCACCTGCGGTCGGGTGCCGAGATGGCGGAGCGCTTCGTCCGGTTCCCGGACGCCGTCGCCCGCACCGTCACGCTCGCCGACGAGCTCGCCTTCCCGCTGCGGCGGGCGAAGCCCGCGCTGCCGAAGCAGGAGGTGCCCGAGGGGCACACGCCGATGTCGTGGCTGCGCTCGCTCGTGTGGCAGGCGGTGCCGCGGAAGTACCCCGACCTCCGTCCGGAGGACCGGGACCGCATCGAGCGCGAGCTCGGCGTGATCGAGATGAAGGACTTCCCCGGCTACTTCCTCATCGTCCACGGCATCGTCCAGGAGGCGCGGCGTCGAGGCATCCTGTGTCAGGGACGAGGGTCCGCCGCCAACAGTGCCGTCTGCTATCTGCTGGACATCACAGCGATCGACGCCATCTACTACCGGCTGCCGTTCGAGCGCTTCCTGTCGTCGCTGCGCGACGAGGAGCCCGACATCGACGTCGACTTCGACTCGGACCGTCGCGAGGAGATCATCCAGTGGGTCTACCAGGAGTACGGCCGCGATCGCGCGGCCCAGGTCGCGAACGTCATCCAGTACCGGCCGAAGAACGCCGTCCGTGACATGGCGAAGGCGCTGGGTCATTCGCCGGGTCAGCAGGATGCGTGGTCGAAGCAGGTCGAGGGGTGGGGGGCGCACCTCGAGACCGGCCCCGGGCACGACATCCCCGATCGGGTGATCGAGTTCGCCGGCGAGCTGCTGAAGGCGCCGCGGCACCTGGGGATCCACTCCGGCGGCATGGTGCTCACCGACCGCCCTGTCGGCGAGGTCGTGCCGATCGAGCATGCGCGCATGGAGAACCGCACCGTGATCCAGTGGGACAAGGATGACGCGGCCTGGATGGGGCTGGTGAAGTTCGACCTGCTGGGGCTCGGCATGCTCGCTGCCATCCAGTACTGCTTCGACATGATCCGCGCCTCCACGGGGGAGGTGTGGGAGCTGTCGACGATCCCCAGGGAGGAGAAGGCCGTCTACGACATGCTGTGCCGCGCGGATGCGGTCGGCGTGTTCCAGGTCGAGTCACGAGCCCAGATGGGACTGCTGCCACGACTGCAGCCTCGGGAGTTCTACGACCTCGCCATCGAGATCGCCCTCATCCGTCCCGGACCCATCCAGGGCGGCGCGGTGCACCCGTTCGTGCGCCGCAAACTCGGTCAGGAGCCGGTCACGTACCCTCACGAGAAGCTGAAGCCGGTGCTGGAGCGCACCAAGGGCATCCCGGTCTTCCAGGAGCAGCTCATGCAGATGGGGATGGTCATCGGCGGTCTCAGCGGAGAGGATGCCGATCTGCTGCGCCGGGCCATGGGTTCCAAGCGCGGGGTCGAGCGCATCGAGTCGCTGCGCGACAAGCTCTATTCCGGCATGGCGCAGAACGGTCTGGTGGGGGAGGACGCCGACGCGATCTACGCCAAGATCCAGGCGTTCGCGAACTTCGGGTTCGCCGAGTCACACTCCCTGTCGTTCGCGCTGCTCGTCTACGCCAGTTCGTGGATCAAGCTGCACTACCCGGGGGCGTTCCTTGCGGGGCTGCTGCGCGCGCAGCCGATGGGCTTCTACTCGCCGGCGACGCTCGTCGCCGACGCACGTCGCCACGGGGTCGACGTGCGTCGGCCCGACCTGCACCTGTCGGACGCGGAGGCGGTGCTCGAGCCGGCGGGAGTTCCGCCGTCGCCTCTTCCCGCCGGAGGACCGACCGGCCTGGACTCGTGCCTCGAACGCCGTCAGCCGCCCGTCGGGATCTTCGATCTCCATAGCCCCGACGAGTCGGCGGCGCATCGCCGTGACTCGGGGTTCGCGGTGCGGCTCGGTCTCGCCGGCGTGAAAGGCATCGGCGCCAAGGTGGCCCAGCGCATCGTCGACGCCCGTGCGGCCGGAGGACGCTTCCGCGACCTGCGCGATGTCGTGCGGCGCACCAGCATCACCGCCGCCCAGGTAGAGGCGCTCGCCACTGCGGGTGCGTTCGAGTGCCTGGGTCTCAGCCGGCGGGAGGCGATCTGGCTCGCCGGGTCAGCGGCCCAGGACCGCCCGGAGTATCTGCCGGGCTCGCTGATCGCCGTGCAGCCGCCGCTGTTCGCGGACCCCACGAGCTACGAGCGCCTCGCAGCCGATCTGTGGGCGACCGGGATCTCCACCGACGACCACCCGATGACGCACTATCGCTCGGCACTCGATGCCCGCGGGGTGCTCACCTCGCGCGAACTGCGCAGGCACGAGACCGGCAGGCGGGTGGAGGTCGCGGGGCTGGTTACGCACCGGCAGCGGCCGGCGACGGCATCCGGTGTCACGTTCGTCAACCTCGAGGACGAGCACGGGCTCGTCAACATCGTGTGCTCGGTCGGTGTGTGGAACAGGTATCGGCGGATCGTCCGGGACTCACCGGCGCTCATCGCCCGCGGCATCCTGGAGCGCTCGCCGGAGGGCGTGACCAATCTCGTCGCCGACGGATTCGATGACCTCCGTGTGGGGGTGCAGCATCGGGCGAGGGACTTCCGCTGA